The proteins below come from a single Papaver somniferum cultivar HN1 chromosome 11, ASM357369v1, whole genome shotgun sequence genomic window:
- the LOC113325349 gene encoding uncharacterized protein LOC113325349: MQARLKRPMQHDQVVNEQILRELAEMREIMTTRREGARRQLDEAIEEAGKTPFAEEIQLAGIPPKCSLPAFTNIFDETTCAIQHIKAYVRSLLQWEDHDAVLCEYFPASLSGATLKWFDGLHTGTIRSFNHLQSILRGAYISNNVLRPGIEQEEYIVLEEKQKEMESYPMANTNTKARKASLLPKITNTIASTSQGRHKKAINEYQQKLVAMGSRDKEEWEREKYFNNRGGNNKIQRHDNTPEGYGGQKKYFNQGQRGHKVVWEPTKMPHLNATIKKIWESIIFMEETPAPPNAENEPPQGRRSRELCAYHRFHGHTTNNCRDTKKIIL; encoded by the exons ATGCAAGCAAGATTAAAAAGGCCAATGCAACATGACCAGGTAGTGAATGAACAAATCTTAAGAGAGTTAGCGGAAATGAGAGAAATTATGACAACAAGAAGAGAGGGTGCTAGGCGACAGCTGGATGAGGCAATTGAAGAAGCTGGAAAAACACCATTTGCAGAGGAAATACAGCTGGCCGGAATACCGCCAAAATGTAGTTTACCAGCATTTACCAATATCTTTGATGAAACAACCTGTGCGATACAACACATAAAAGCCTATGTGCGATCTTTATTGCAATGGGAAGATCATGATGCAGTTCTTTGCGAATATTTTCCGGCAAGCTTGTCAGGAGCAACTTTGAAGTGGTTTGACGGTCTACATACTGGAACAATCAGATCATTCAATCATTTACAGTCAATATTACGAGGAGCATACATCAGCAACAATGTATTAAGACCAGGCATAGAGCAG GAAGAATACATCGTTCTTGAAGAAAAGCAGAAAGAAATGGAATCTTATCCTATGGCAAATACAAACACAAAAGCAAGGAAAGCGAGTTTACTTCCTAAGATAACGAACACAATCGCAAGTACATCTCAAGGAAGACACAAAAAGGCAATAAATGAATATCAACAAAAACTAGTAGCAATGGGTAGTCGAGATAAAGAAGAGTGGGAAAGAGAAAAATATTTCaataatcgtggaggaaataataaaattcaaAGACATGATAACACACCAGAAGGATATGGAGGACAAAAGAAGTATTTTAATCAAGGTCAAAGAGGTCACAAAGTAGTTTGGGAGCCTACAAAGATGCCACATCTAAATgctacaataaaaaaaatatgggAATCTATAATTTTTATGGAAGAAACACCGGCACCACCAAATGCGGAAAATGAGCCACCACAAGGGAGGAGAAGTAGAGAATTATGTGCttatcatcgctttcatggtcacacaacaaaTAATTGTAGGGACACAAAGAAAATCATACTgtga
- the LOC113325350 gene encoding cytochrome P450 71B9-like — MAETEKVTCVNMEVFGITTSLIISSLLLVSFLLLVYSILRSDRSRHNFPPSPPKLPIIGNLHQLGKPPHRVLHKLSQKYGPVMLLQLGSVPTLVISSAEAAKQVLKTRDSDFCTRPPLASVKRLSYNYVDIGFAPYGEYWRDVRKICVHEVFSVKRVQSFCVIREEEIAALVDSISRSSSASPVALIDVYQKILCLMDQVVCRVSFGKSFHQNRINDTDEYLPIELRKVFHELGIVLQSFSASDVFPKVGWILDRLTGFHGRLEKCFCSLDKFFQQVLDAHLDPNKPKPDYEDVIDVLLNVEKDNRLSNGRRLMSDHIKAIIMNLYIAGADTSAITMTWALAELIRNPEAMKKVQEEVRNYVGKDKEKVEEKDLHHFQYLKMVVKETLRLHPPAPLLIPRECMVNSSIDGYDVKAKTRVVINAWSIGRNPAYWENPNEFYPDRFVDNSMDIRGMQNFEFLAFGGGRRGCPGIHMGLVMVELTLANLLYCFNWELPSGMNKEDVNMEETSGMAKRMKYPLHLVPVKV, encoded by the exons ATGGCTGAAACAGAAAAAG TTACTTGTGTAAACATGGAGGTTTTTGGCATCACAACTTCTCTGATTATTTCCTCACttcttctagtttcatttcttctACTTGTTTACTCTATATTGAGATCTGATCGAAGCAGACACAACTTTCCTCCTAGCCCACCTAAGCTTCCAATCATTGGAAACTTGCATCAACTAGGGAAACCGCCTCATCGTGTTCTTCATAAGCTATCTCAAAAATATGGTCCGGTAATGCTTTTACAACTCGGCAGTGTACCGACACTCGTAATTTCGTCTGCTGAAGCTGCTAAACAAGTCTTGAAAACACGTGATTCTGATTTTTGTACTAGACCTCCGTTGGCAAGTGTGAAACGTCTTTCTTATAACTACGTAGATATCGGGTTTGCACCTTATGGGGAGTACTGGAGGGATGTTCGAAAAATATGTGTTCACGAGGTATTTAGTGTGAAAAGAGTGCAATCCTTCTGTGTAATTAGGGAGGAAGAAATCGCAGCTTTAGTTGATTCCATATCAAGATCCTCTTCCGCTTCTCCTGTTGCTCTTATTGATGTTTATCAGAAAATTTTATGTCTTATGGATCAAGTTGTTTGTAGAGTGTCATTTGGCAAGAGTTTTCACCAGAATCGTATTAACGATACTGATGAATATCTTCCTATCGAGCTTAGAAAAGTATTTCATGAACTAGGCATTGTGTTGCAGAGTTTTTCTGCGTCCGACGTGTTCCCTAAGGTAGGTTGGATTTTGGACAGGCTAACTGGATTTCATGGGAGGCTAGAAAAATGTTTTTGTAGTCTTGATAAGTTTTTTCAGCAAGTCTTAGATGCACATCTTGATCCAAATAAACCGAAACCTGATTATGAAGATGTCATTGATGTTTTGTTAAACGTTGAAAAGGATAATCGTCTTAGTAACGGTCGTCGTCTCATGAGTGATCATATCAAAGCAATTATTATG AATTTATATATTGCGGGAGCAGACACATCTGCTATAACCATGACTTGGGCACTGGCagaattgataagaaatcctgAAGCTATGAAGAAAGTACAAGAAGAAGTTAGAAATTATGTAGGAAAAGACAAAGAGAAAGTAGAAGAGAAGGATCTTCACCATTTCCAGTATCTAAAAATGGTGGTCAAGGAAACATTAAGACTACACCCACCCGCTCCATTGTTGATTCCAAGAGAATGTATGGTGAACAGTAGCATCGATGGATATGATGTCAAAGCGAAAACAAGAGTCGTTATAAATGCATGGTCTATCGGTAGAAATCCGGCATATTGGGAAAATCCAAATGAATTTTACCCAGACAGGTTCGTTGATAACTCTATGGATATTCGAGGAATGCAAAATTTCGAGTTCTTAGCGTTtggtggtggaagaagaggtTGTCCCGGTATTCATATGGGACTCGTAATGGTTGAACTCACTCTCGCCAATCTACTCTACTGTTTTAATTGGGAATTACCAAGCGGGATGAACAAGGAAGACGTAAATATGGAAGAAACATCTGGAATGGCTAAGCGTATGAAATATCCTCTTCATCTTGTACCTGTCAAAGTTTAG